A window from Bacteroidota bacterium encodes these proteins:
- the tsaD gene encoding tRNA (adenosine(37)-N6)-threonylcarbamoyltransferase complex transferase subunit TsaD, giving the protein MPHSPSPIPSTPTILGIETSCDDTAAAVLRGGRLASSVIASQRVHAGFGGVVPELASRAHQRLIVPTVEAALEEAGVTRDDLDAVAVTYGPGLAGSLLVGLSFGKALAFGLDVPLVGVNHLDGHIYSVFVTEEDATQDSSAARVPPFPYLCLTVSGGHTQLVRVDEGFQHTVLGTTRDDAAGEAFDKVAKMLSLGYPGGPVVDKLAREGDPAAHTWPDPRLDRRKYPDEPYGFSFSGLKTAVLYHLRGLSDAERDAAMQGQSLADLCASFQQTVVDALVGAIRDAVAATGIRAVAIVGGVSANSRLRADAQTAADADGFDLFVPRITYSIDNAAMIAVTGHFQLAAGHTSPLDLTAVPNLKV; this is encoded by the coding sequence ATGCCCCATTCCCCGTCCCCTATCCCCTCCACCCCAACCATCCTCGGCATCGAGACATCGTGCGACGACACGGCGGCAGCGGTGCTGCGAGGCGGGCGGCTGGCGTCGAGCGTGATCGCGTCGCAGCGGGTCCATGCGGGGTTCGGCGGTGTGGTGCCGGAGTTGGCGAGCCGGGCGCACCAGCGGCTCATCGTGCCGACCGTGGAGGCGGCGCTGGAGGAGGCGGGCGTGACCCGCGACGACCTCGACGCGGTGGCGGTGACCTACGGGCCGGGGCTGGCGGGGTCGCTGCTCGTGGGGCTCTCGTTCGGCAAAGCGCTCGCCTTCGGGCTCGACGTGCCGCTCGTAGGCGTCAACCACCTCGACGGGCACATCTATTCCGTGTTCGTCACGGAGGAGGACGCCACTCAGGACAGCAGCGCGGCGCGCGTGCCGCCGTTCCCCTACCTCTGCCTCACCGTTTCGGGCGGGCACACACAGCTTGTACGCGTCGACGAGGGCTTCCAGCACACGGTCCTCGGCACCACGCGCGACGACGCGGCAGGCGAGGCGTTCGATAAGGTCGCGAAGATGCTCAGCCTCGGCTATCCCGGCGGGCCGGTCGTGGACAAGCTCGCGCGCGAGGGCGACCCGGCGGCGCACACGTGGCCCGACCCGCGCCTCGACCGGCGGAAGTACCCCGACGAGCCCTATGGCTTCTCGTTCAGCGGCCTCAAGACGGCGGTGCTCTACCACCTGCGCGGCCTCTCCGACGCCGAGCGCGACGCAGCGATGCAGGGCCAGTCCCTCGCCGACCTCTGCGCCTCGTTCCAGCAAACCGTCGTCGATGCGCTCGTCGGGGCGATCCGCGACGCCGTCGCCGCAACGGGCATCCGCGCCGTGGCCATCGTGGGCGGCGTCTCGGCCAACTCGCGCCTCCGCGCCGACGCTCAGACCGCCGCCGACGCGGACGGCTTCGACCTGTTCGTCCCACGCATCACCTACTCGATCGACAACGCCGCGATGATCGCGGTCACGGGCCACTTCCAGCTCGCCGCCGGGCACACGTCGCCGCTCGACCTCACGGCGGTGCCGAACTTGAAGGTGTGA
- the pheA gene encoding chorismate mutase has protein sequence MPAPSLEALTALLAARVEPPEEVDLGALRPWRDRIDAIDTVVIYLLNQRAVCAAEIGDLKRQMGLPVYVPTREEEVLDNVMAANPGPLPDEAVRRLYERVIDETRSLERRLSERPAAPVSGGSNQDERCASDRSPDNSGT, from the coding sequence ATGCCTGCGCCCTCGCTCGAAGCCCTGACTGCCCTGCTCGCGGCGCGCGTGGAGCCGCCGGAGGAGGTGGACCTGGGCGCCCTTCGGCCCTGGCGCGACCGCATCGACGCAATCGACACGGTGGTGATCTACCTGCTCAACCAGCGCGCAGTGTGCGCCGCCGAGATCGGCGACCTGAAGCGGCAGATGGGGCTGCCCGTCTACGTCCCGACCCGCGAAGAAGAGGTGCTCGACAACGTGATGGCGGCCAACCCTGGCCCGCTGCCCGACGAGGCCGTGCGCCGGCTCTACGAGCGCGTTATCGATGAGACGCGCTCGCTCGAACGCCGTCTCAGCGAGCGGCCAGCCGCGCCCGTCTCGGGGGGCTCAAACCAGGACGAGCGCTGTGCATCGGATCGGAGCCCAGACAATTCCGGCACGTGA
- a CDS encoding ribonuclease HII, whose product MIERRHWDAGRRFVAGTDEAGRGCLAGPVVAAAVVLAPDTEDDDWAGLTDSKKLSPEQRAALLPQIERRALGVGVGLCSPAEIDDLNILWASLEAMRRAVAALPCCCDALLVDGNRGIPDAPWPQTPLVKGDARSLSIAAASVVAKETRDRLMVELHAAYPMYGWSGHKGYPTKAHYDALAAHGPSPHHRRSFKLRRGG is encoded by the coding sequence ATGATCGAACGCCGCCACTGGGACGCCGGCCGGCGGTTTGTAGCGGGGACTGACGAGGCGGGGCGTGGGTGCCTCGCGGGGCCGGTCGTAGCGGCGGCGGTGGTGCTCGCTCCCGACACCGAGGACGACGACTGGGCTGGGCTGACCGACAGCAAGAAGCTCTCGCCTGAGCAGCGTGCGGCGTTGCTACCCCAGATCGAACGGCGGGCGCTCGGCGTGGGCGTCGGGCTGTGCAGCCCCGCCGAGATCGACGACCTCAATATCCTGTGGGCGTCGCTGGAGGCGATGCGACGCGCCGTGGCCGCGCTGCCCTGCTGCTGCGACGCGCTGTTGGTGGACGGCAACCGCGGCATCCCCGATGCGCCGTGGCCGCAGACGCCGCTCGTGAAGGGCGACGCGCGGAGCCTCAGCATCGCCGCGGCGTCGGTGGTGGCGAAGGAGACACGCGACCGGCTGATGGTGGAACTCCACGCCGCCTATCCGATGTATGGCTGGTCCGGTCACAAGGGCTATCCCACGAAAGCGCACTACGACGCACTCGCCGCCCACGGCCCGAGCCCGCACCACCGGCGCTCGTTCAAGCTGCGGCGAGGCGGATGA
- a CDS encoding YARHG domain-containing protein, with protein MPRLLFLALLIASALPVAHAQLDPLGTLLPIVVEAETPLDEVGHAFSLLRLMDRGDVRLLRHAIYARHGHVFEDKETVAFFEAQPWYRPAKDGPSAPTDVDIANLHLLHELEDALAEREAPALPFYEFVALFPVVELPFSLQQAPENDLALIEEIGEAPPQETSPMRRFLAMDEPGRYYALAVLPVTGDFVPALVKHEAFSGGYDVRYYLVTFTPDGEQIDVAQVMRYTGSDVEEATGEVVVTPTLALEQAWETTLYRAETGERLRTCSMTNTGQIDPAYGYLQAQEDGPPCATGDTR; from the coding sequence ATGCCTCGCTTGCTCTTCCTTGCTCTGCTCATCGCCAGTGCACTGCCCGTTGCACACGCGCAGCTTGACCCGCTCGGTACGCTCCTCCCGATCGTTGTGGAAGCGGAGACGCCGCTCGACGAGGTCGGCCACGCGTTCAGCCTGCTCCGGCTGATGGACCGGGGCGACGTGCGGCTGCTCCGCCACGCCATCTACGCTCGCCACGGGCACGTCTTCGAGGACAAAGAGACGGTCGCCTTCTTCGAGGCCCAGCCCTGGTATCGCCCCGCGAAGGACGGTCCGTCGGCGCCGACCGACGTGGACATCGCCAACCTGCACCTGCTGCACGAACTGGAAGACGCCCTCGCGGAGCGGGAGGCCCCCGCGCTGCCGTTCTACGAGTTCGTCGCGCTCTTTCCGGTCGTAGAACTGCCCTTTTCGCTGCAACAAGCCCCCGAGAACGACCTCGCGCTGATCGAAGAGATCGGCGAAGCTCCGCCGCAAGAGACCTCGCCCATGCGGCGCTTTCTTGCGATGGACGAGCCCGGCCGCTACTACGCGCTCGCGGTGTTGCCGGTGACGGGCGACTTCGTCCCGGCCCTCGTCAAGCACGAGGCGTTCAGCGGCGGCTACGACGTCCGCTACTACCTCGTCACGTTCACGCCCGACGGCGAGCAGATCGACGTCGCGCAGGTGATGCGCTACACTGGCAGCGATGTCGAGGAGGCGACCGGCGAGGTGGTTGTGACGCCGACCCTGGCGCTCGAACAGGCGTGGGAGACGACGCTCTACCGCGCAGAAACAGGCGAGCGCCTGCGGACCTGCTCGATGACGAACACCGGGCAGATCGACCCGGCGTACGGCTACCTACAGGCCCAGGAGGACGGCCCTCCGTGCGCCACCGGCGACACGCGCTGA
- the mltG gene encoding endolytic transglycosylase MltG — translation MKLLRWLFVLALVLGLAGGGAAWWLGFSPNTPAFEDARSVMVPRGSDFDALVDSLNSADLLANAGTFRLFGDLTGWADQVKPGYYTFETGATNWALLDKIRKGLVDPIRVTVPPGVRPGVLAAVLRRDLAIDSTEFRQALRNTDLAAELGTDTTHLFGRMRANTFDIYWTQDAAEVVRRIHTWYERFWTDEREAKAQALGLTPDEVVTIASIVEWEARLPEERPRVAGVYLNRLLGRTSAGRMPLQADPTVQYALMQQDGGRMRRLLFADYALDHPYNTYKYAGLPPGPINNPSESSIDGVLDNEEHAYLYFVADGSGAHVFSRTLREHNRAADQYRALMRVRRAQQAAD, via the coding sequence ATGAAACTGCTCCGCTGGCTCTTTGTCCTCGCGCTCGTACTCGGCCTTGCCGGGGGCGGAGCGGCGTGGTGGCTCGGCTTCAGCCCCAACACGCCCGCCTTCGAGGACGCGCGCAGCGTGATGGTCCCGCGCGGCAGCGACTTCGACGCGCTCGTGGACTCGCTCAACAGCGCCGACCTCCTCGCCAACGCGGGCACGTTCCGGCTCTTCGGCGACCTCACGGGGTGGGCCGACCAGGTCAAGCCGGGCTACTACACCTTCGAGACGGGCGCAACCAACTGGGCGCTCCTCGACAAAATCCGCAAGGGCCTTGTCGACCCGATCCGCGTCACGGTGCCGCCCGGCGTGCGCCCCGGCGTGCTCGCCGCCGTGCTCCGCCGCGATCTCGCCATCGACTCGACGGAGTTCCGGCAGGCGCTCCGCAACACCGACCTCGCGGCCGAGCTGGGCACCGACACGACGCACCTCTTCGGCCGCATGCGCGCCAACACGTTCGACATCTACTGGACGCAGGACGCCGCCGAGGTCGTCCGCCGCATCCACACGTGGTACGAGCGCTTCTGGACCGACGAGCGCGAGGCCAAAGCCCAGGCGCTCGGCCTGACGCCAGACGAGGTCGTCACGATCGCCTCCATCGTGGAATGGGAAGCGCGGCTGCCCGAGGAGCGCCCCCGCGTGGCGGGCGTCTACCTCAACCGCCTGCTCGGCCGCACGTCGGCGGGCCGCATGCCGCTCCAGGCTGACCCGACGGTGCAATACGCGCTCATGCAGCAGGACGGCGGCCGGATGCGCCGCCTCCTCTTCGCCGACTACGCCCTCGACCACCCGTACAACACGTACAAGTACGCGGGCCTCCCGCCGGGGCCGATCAACAACCCGTCGGAGTCGTCCATCGACGGCGTGCTGGACAACGAGGAGCACGCCTACCTCTACTTCGTGGCCGACGGCAGCGGCGCGCACGTCTTCTCGCGGACGCTGCGCGAGCACAACCGCGCCGCCGACCAGTACCGCGCGCTGATGCGCGTCCGCCGCGCCCAGCAAGCCGCCGACTAG
- a CDS encoding T9SS type A sorting domain-containing protein, with protein sequence MSLPVHAQQTYGGDILWEVLEDSLRTRDLAVSGDSTIYLVGGDGLHVWRRSDPGTFHVVKDGSTPYDVILMASNGRFFFSDRDLRMSTDYGQSTPVVVDRGEAIIQTRSGALVAATDNLGVERSTDGGDSWTVIGRTDPVFQSVFGRFFAQSPPTPELPHGRLVVVGLGGAAVSEDDGLSWAATNLVAFFGYDAEHVVYSDARGAFFTLMNGPVDDDGPTNGVVRTSTDGRMWETVGRLPAAGRQLVGRLAAGADGSLWGVLSSAEDFTESGGVYRSLDGGVTWEEVSRFLGEEIVGAPLQVEDIVIDWEGRVWVGCSQGQPGRRTNGAVMRTVEAITASVEEPGKPSEAVLGAPYPNPTTGAMTVPLVLAAPAEVRVAVVDLLGREVAVLAEGTRTAGTYALTFETAGLPAGVYVVRAAVGGVTETQRVTVAR encoded by the coding sequence ATGAGTTTGCCTGTACACGCGCAGCAGACTTATGGTGGTGACATCCTCTGGGAGGTCCTTGAAGACTCACTCCGGACGCGGGACCTCGCGGTCTCTGGCGACTCCACCATCTATCTCGTTGGAGGGGACGGCCTTCACGTTTGGCGGCGCTCCGATCCAGGCACCTTCCACGTCGTCAAGGACGGGAGCACTCCTTACGATGTCATTCTCATGGCATCCAACGGGCGCTTCTTCTTTTCGGACCGCGACCTCCGTATGTCCACCGACTACGGCCAATCTACTCCTGTCGTCGTTGACCGAGGCGAGGCCATCATCCAGACCCGCTCCGGGGCTCTCGTCGCTGCCACCGACAACCTCGGCGTTGAGCGCTCCACCGACGGCGGCGACTCCTGGACGGTCATCGGACGCACCGACCCCGTCTTCCAGAGCGTCTTCGGGCGCTTCTTTGCCCAGAGCCCGCCCACACCCGAACTCCCCCACGGACGCCTCGTCGTCGTCGGCCTCGGCGGCGCGGCCGTCTCCGAAGACGACGGCCTCTCGTGGGCTGCGACCAACCTCGTGGCGTTCTTCGGCTACGACGCCGAGCACGTCGTCTACTCAGACGCGCGCGGCGCGTTCTTCACCCTCATGAACGGCCCTGTGGACGACGACGGGCCGACCAACGGCGTGGTGCGCACCAGTACCGACGGGCGGATGTGGGAGACAGTAGGGCGCTTGCCTGCCGCGGGGCGGCAACTCGTGGGTCGGCTGGCAGCAGGCGCCGATGGGAGCCTGTGGGGCGTGCTCTCGAGCGCGGAGGACTTCACGGAGAGCGGAGGCGTCTACCGCTCGCTAGACGGAGGCGTGACGTGGGAGGAAGTGAGCCGCTTTCTCGGCGAGGAGATCGTGGGCGCACCGCTACAGGTGGAGGACATCGTGATCGACTGGGAGGGTCGCGTGTGGGTAGGGTGCAGCCAGGGGCAGCCGGGGCGTCGCACGAACGGAGCGGTGATGCGGACGGTGGAAGCGATCACGGCATCGGTGGAGGAGCCGGGAAAGCCAAGTGAGGCGGTGCTCGGCGCGCCGTACCCGAACCCCACGACGGGCGCGATGACCGTGCCGCTCGTGCTCGCTGCGCCTGCGGAGGTACGCGTGGCGGTGGTGGACTTGCTCGGCCGCGAGGTGGCCGTGCTGGCCGAGGGCACCCGCACGGCGGGCACGTACGCGCTCACGTTCGAAACAGCGGGGCTACCTGCGGGCGTCTATGTGGTGCGCGCTGCGGTCGGCGGCGTGACCGAGACGCAGCGGGTGACCGTAGCGCGGTGA
- a CDS encoding ATP-binding protein, translating to MLLGGTDGFNQFYPDRIAVDETPPRVAITSLYVDGESYPLQETADGYAPVELAHTQRDIAVEFAALDLRQPGKNRYAVWLEGAEPAWRQLGTQASARYPVAPFGRHTLHVRGTNRDGIWSSEAASLPIIIRPPAWQTWWFWTLAALAVLGVVVAGYQYRIQQLVRVERTRRRIADDLHDDIGSKVSNVALRLDLAGRNPALPEGDRSHLADLAQTARTVVDDLRDAVWIVDAGHDDLAAVVTRMEQFADSMTRGRRLRFTRPDALPPVPLTMDARRHLYLLFKESIHNAVRHGGADTVEVHVAYENTRFQLTVQDDGVGFDLATVRRGRGLETMRRRAEALGGTLNVESTPGAGTTVRFETALG from the coding sequence ATGCTCCTCGGCGGAACCGACGGCTTCAACCAATTCTACCCAGATCGTATCGCTGTCGACGAAACACCGCCGCGCGTTGCAATCACCAGTCTCTACGTGGACGGCGAGTCCTATCCCCTTCAAGAGACGGCGGACGGGTATGCCCCTGTCGAACTCGCCCACACGCAGCGCGACATTGCCGTCGAGTTTGCGGCACTCGACCTACGACAGCCCGGGAAGAACCGCTACGCCGTCTGGCTCGAAGGCGCCGAGCCCGCGTGGCGTCAGCTGGGTACCCAGGCGTCTGCTCGCTACCCAGTTGCCCCATTTGGTCGACACACCCTCCACGTGCGCGGTACCAACCGAGACGGTATCTGGAGTAGCGAGGCCGCTTCACTTCCGATCATCATCCGCCCCCCGGCGTGGCAGACGTGGTGGTTCTGGACGCTCGCGGCACTGGCAGTGCTGGGCGTCGTAGTCGCAGGCTACCAATACCGCATCCAGCAACTCGTGCGGGTCGAGCGAACGCGGCGGCGCATCGCGGACGACCTCCACGACGACATCGGAAGCAAGGTATCAAACGTCGCGCTCCGGCTCGACCTAGCCGGGCGCAATCCGGCCTTGCCCGAAGGCGACCGCTCTCACCTCGCTGACCTCGCGCAAACGGCGCGCACGGTCGTGGACGATCTCCGGGACGCCGTCTGGATCGTGGACGCGGGGCACGACGACCTCGCCGCAGTGGTCACACGCATGGAGCAGTTCGCCGACAGCATGACGCGCGGGCGGCGCCTGCGCTTCACGCGCCCTGACGCCCTACCGCCGGTCCCGCTCACCATGGACGCGCGGCGGCACCTGTATCTCCTTTTCAAGGAAAGCATCCACAACGCGGTTCGCCACGGCGGCGCCGACACAGTCGAGGTGCACGTCGCCTACGAGAACACTCGCTTCCAGCTCACGGTCCAGGACGATGGGGTAGGCTTCGATCTCGCGACCGTGCGGCGGGGCCGGGGCTTGGAGACAATGCGCCGCCGCGCCGAGGCCCTCGGTGGCACGCTCAACGTAGAGAGCACGCCGGGAGCAGGTACGACGGTGCGCTTCGAGACGGCGCTCGGGTGA
- a CDS encoding S8 family serine peptidase, protein MPKRLAQLFLALLFTSTFSLNAVAQPSVRTVNLDTKIATAAPDELFRVLIGMDSQRTFSSSEVASMRLAERQVFVAQEVIAHAEQSQQHVLRVLRRAERQGHADDIRSIAIANVISARVTRSVVEEIELLQGIRRIDHDGPQSEALSSDNAVIPLDSQTLLDVSRLHATPLWPITGSLPEWGVAKINAPQLWNRGIRGDGTLVAVIDSGCDFGHPDIANQLWDPVDQNGNTLWFDVNNDGTQNVGETLVQPGWNTVEDNNKPCTNCGTNTNTHGQNVAGIIVGNGAEGKATGVAPDARLLCIRGIPDGGGTQADMMEAVDFLLRMKAQWLSDFEMPDVVNMSAGSLFAGIPDYAGWRTISDRLLSEGVLFVAAGGDTGTETGGDCSRLTDSSNPIPYNIQAPANVPPPWLHPNQPTPAGSGPHVSAVLAVGAVDQSDQRWSYSSRGPSAWEDIRATHSCQDDMPPAFRDFPQATAPLLKPDVVGPSDPLAGSTLHTTGLCTSPTGALQGSLCSDPYETFGGTSAATPHVAGVVLLMNQVKPDLSPAEVAEAIQMSAIHPNHLPGQTQETHPIKDNFYGAGRIDAYAAVKYVLEHFGGTLPQDFTIPIGETWDIQPGVTVTFAPGARLLVQGTLNADGATFAAADPAQGWGGIRFLQGSAGLFTDVDVREVNSPGVNHPGATIYVHNADPIFEGLFIDGGFGEGVIVNGSQADVHIRDSANRLSEIRDLPHRSVVSANGADVYLDRLASDNTGSVGIYAKDADIFIRLSEINGSDQWAARAYDQGRVLFGFEDSNAPSGQNNLLQESGTGTLFGLLGSTIYAGGAGSIFSNSFRNNWFRRNGPSPNEKHIRADGSDIVAECNYWDRTLGPDPAHIQISNGGVFDPDPFLSSPPGPSVSCSSIGITSEDDPTSYMRTGNTTAAARSGKSVPGLEEFPRLDVGGPPKGMAPERWFAIVQGAENPDRGVGISHAINAIQRARTPDEERRAFEVATQLGRNTPHPGLEGFLVEQSRISKHRPLALSALASIYYGIGRADEAQEAALALTTEFAGTDHARRGWTSRFALAVDAGDVESARAAVQTLEARWPEGDGFADLRYMLQVAETSQLSETDRPVGSPRTAQPRPKVASETALPMMTELQAPYPNPTTGRFTVPLALAEEAEVTLTLVNTLGQRVRSHTPQQEAAGVHAYDVDTVALAAGVYVVQVSVTGARGTQQFHRTLTVVR, encoded by the coding sequence ATGCCTAAGCGCCTTGCCCAGCTATTCTTAGCGCTCCTCTTTACCAGCACGTTTTCGCTCAACGCGGTGGCACAGCCCTCCGTCAGAACGGTTAACCTAGACACGAAGATAGCAACCGCCGCACCGGATGAGCTTTTCCGCGTGCTGATCGGCATGGATAGCCAGCGGACGTTCAGCAGCAGTGAGGTTGCTTCGATGAGGCTGGCCGAGCGCCAGGTGTTTGTGGCGCAGGAGGTGATTGCTCACGCGGAGCAGAGCCAGCAGCACGTCCTGCGAGTACTCCGGCGTGCGGAGCGGCAGGGCCATGCAGACGACATTCGAAGCATTGCCATCGCCAACGTGATCTCGGCGCGCGTGACGCGAAGCGTTGTAGAAGAGATCGAGCTACTTCAGGGCATTCGACGGATCGACCATGATGGCCCACAGTCTGAAGCCTTGTCCTCTGACAATGCGGTGATTCCTCTTGACAGTCAGACGCTACTTGATGTCTCCAGGCTTCATGCTACTCCACTATGGCCTATTACAGGAAGTCTGCCAGAGTGGGGCGTAGCGAAAATCAATGCGCCACAGCTGTGGAATCGTGGTATCCGAGGGGACGGTACGCTCGTTGCAGTCATCGACTCGGGTTGCGATTTCGGACACCCTGACATCGCAAACCAGCTCTGGGACCCAGTTGACCAAAACGGAAATACGTTGTGGTTCGACGTCAACAACGACGGTACCCAGAACGTCGGTGAAACCCTTGTCCAGCCAGGCTGGAATACGGTCGAAGACAACAACAAGCCCTGCACGAATTGCGGCACAAATACCAATACGCACGGCCAGAACGTCGCTGGAATAATAGTCGGCAATGGTGCAGAGGGAAAAGCTACAGGTGTTGCCCCTGATGCCCGACTTCTCTGCATTCGGGGCATACCCGATGGCGGAGGTACCCAGGCAGACATGATGGAAGCTGTTGACTTCCTACTTCGAATGAAAGCGCAGTGGCTTTCTGACTTCGAGATGCCGGATGTCGTCAACATGTCAGCAGGCTCACTATTTGCCGGTATACCAGATTACGCTGGATGGCGCACGATATCAGACAGGCTTCTTTCAGAAGGCGTTCTGTTCGTCGCTGCAGGAGGCGACACAGGTACAGAGACAGGTGGGGACTGTAGTAGGTTAACAGACAGCTCTAATCCCATTCCCTACAATATCCAGGCTCCTGCGAACGTCCCTCCGCCTTGGCTTCACCCAAATCAGCCTACTCCTGCCGGGTCAGGTCCGCATGTCAGTGCAGTATTGGCTGTAGGAGCTGTCGATCAGTCAGATCAACGCTGGAGCTATTCTAGCAGAGGACCGTCTGCTTGGGAAGATATTCGGGCTACCCATTCATGCCAGGACGATATGCCCCCTGCTTTCCGAGACTTCCCTCAGGCCACGGCTCCGCTCCTCAAGCCAGATGTGGTTGGCCCCTCTGATCCTCTAGCTGGCTCCACACTACACACCACTGGTCTGTGTACATCCCCCACTGGTGCTCTGCAAGGATCGCTCTGCTCTGATCCTTACGAGACCTTTGGCGGTACATCAGCCGCCACACCACACGTTGCGGGCGTTGTACTGCTGATGAACCAGGTGAAGCCGGACCTCTCTCCTGCAGAAGTGGCAGAGGCCATTCAAATGAGTGCCATCCACCCGAACCACCTCCCCGGTCAGACTCAGGAGACACACCCCATCAAAGACAATTTCTACGGCGCGGGCCGCATCGACGCCTACGCTGCCGTGAAGTACGTGCTCGAACACTTCGGCGGGACGCTGCCCCAGGACTTCACTATCCCGATAGGCGAAACGTGGGACATCCAACCTGGCGTTACCGTCACCTTCGCACCTGGAGCGCGACTCCTTGTCCAAGGCACGCTCAACGCGGATGGGGCCACTTTCGCAGCCGCTGACCCCGCGCAGGGCTGGGGCGGCATCCGCTTCCTACAGGGGAGTGCAGGGCTCTTCACCGATGTCGATGTCCGCGAGGTAAACAGCCCCGGGGTTAACCATCCAGGCGCGACCATCTATGTCCACAACGCCGACCCAATCTTCGAGGGCTTGTTCATCGACGGAGGCTTTGGCGAGGGTGTTATCGTGAACGGTAGTCAAGCTGATGTCCACATTCGTGACAGCGCAAATCGGCTGTCGGAAATCAGAGACCTACCACATCGCAGCGTTGTCTCGGCGAACGGGGCTGATGTCTACCTGGATCGATTGGCCTCTGACAATACAGGAAGCGTTGGGATCTACGCCAAGGACGCCGATATTTTCATCCGCCTCTCTGAGATCAATGGGAGCGACCAGTGGGCGGCCCGTGCCTACGACCAAGGACGTGTCCTCTTTGGCTTCGAGGACTCCAATGCACCTTCTGGACAAAACAACCTCTTGCAGGAGAGTGGCACCGGCACTCTGTTTGGTCTACTAGGCTCCACGATCTATGCGGGGGGAGCTGGGTCGATCTTTAGCAATAGCTTTCGCAACAACTGGTTTCGGCGCAACGGACCTAGCCCTAACGAGAAGCACATCCGCGCCGATGGCTCCGACATCGTGGCCGAGTGCAACTACTGGGATCGCACGCTCGGCCCCGATCCTGCTCATATCCAAATTTCCAACGGCGGCGTCTTCGATCCAGACCCGTTCCTGTCGAGTCCGCCTGGTCCCTCCGTCTCCTGCTCCTCGATTGGCATTACCAGCGAGGACGACCCTACCAGCTACATGAGGACTGGAAACACCACCGCAGCAGCGCGGAGCGGGAAGAGTGTTCCAGGACTGGAGGAATTCCCACGACTGGATGTAGGGGGGCCACCGAAGGGCATGGCACCGGAGCGCTGGTTTGCCATCGTCCAGGGGGCCGAGAACCCAGACAGAGGTGTGGGCATCAGTCATGCGATCAATGCCATCCAGCGTGCCCGTACCCCAGATGAAGAACGGCGAGCGTTTGAGGTGGCTACTCAACTCGGTCGAAACACGCCTCATCCAGGCCTAGAGGGCTTCCTCGTTGAACAGAGCCGCATATCGAAGCATCGTCCGCTTGCGCTCAGTGCCCTCGCCTCGATCTACTACGGCATAGGTCGGGCAGACGAGGCGCAAGAAGCAGCACTAGCGCTCACAACGGAGTTTGCAGGCACAGATCACGCGCGGCGGGGCTGGACTTCGCGCTTCGCGCTCGCGGTAGACGCTGGCGACGTAGAGTCGGCAAGAGCGGCTGTCCAAACGCTCGAAGCTAGATGGCCGGAAGGAGACGGGTTCGCGGACCTGCGGTACATGCTCCAGGTTGCCGAAACGTCCCAGCTAAGCGAGACGGATCGCCCTGTGGGGTCTCCTCGCACAGCGCAGCCACGACCGAAGGTCGCCTCTGAGACAGCACTGCCTATGATGACCGAGCTCCAGGCACCTTATCCAAACCCAACGACGGGGCGCTTCACGGTACCGCTAGCGCTGGCTGAAGAGGCTGAGGTAACGCTCACGCTCGTCAACACGCTGGGTCAGCGAGTGCGTTCACACACCCCTCAGCAGGAAGCGGCGGGGGTGCATGCCTACGACGTGGACACGGTAGCGCTGGCGGCGGGCGTGTATGTGGTGCAAGTGTCAGTGACGGGAGCGAGGGGAACTCAGCAGTTCCACCGCACGCTTACCGTGGTGCGCTAG